TTCCTATTCCTAAGTATTGTGAAGGCTACACAGTATGATTTGAATGAGTTCTAGTTATTGCTCCAAGGAAGGGGCAGAATGGGAAATGTGATCAAATATAAAAGCATTGATATAGTCAAGAGAATGTTCTGCTCATCTATATTGAGACAAATtgtcttttttccctcctccctccattcctttatCTTTTTGGATATGGGATCTTGCTAtcttgctcaggctggcctccaattacTAGGCTCAAGTGACTCTCCTACTTCTGCTTCCCGTTGTTGGGACCACAGATATGTATACCACTCAGCTTTGGACTAGCTGTGGGAAGCTGGACTCTGAGAtttagtatctcaggcttcttattaactcttataacttatattagcccataattcttgtctgtgttagccacatgagttggtaccttttttggtgaggcagacacatcttgcttcctctgcatctgggtcaaaactgcagactgaaactttcctcttcccataattcttgttgccatgcttctacttcctgcctggtcgctgTCACCCTGGCTATACTTTCTGCCTatctactggccagtcagcattttattaaaaataatgcaagtgacagggtacagactattgtcccacagcatttgcTTAGTCACAAtatccttttgttcttttttattaatattatctattcttcaatttataatttatttagattttaaaagGTGAGGGTGTCTAGCAAATGGCTAAGCAGGTAAAGGTGATTGCTGCCAAacttgatgacttgagttcaattcccaggagccATCTGGTGTAGGAAGACAACCAGCTCGCACAAGTACCTCTGACCTTGACATGTGCACCAcggcgtgcgcgcacacacacacacacacgccatacatacacacacacaactgaacaaatgtagaatttgaaaaaaaaaaaagcttagtgGGAAAAAACTTAACCCTTTCTGGTTTCTACTAGCCTTAGAAATTTCTTtaagtcctttctttttttattttttatttgttttttatttttcgagatagggtttctctgtgtagctttggagtctgtcctagaactcactcttagaccaggttggcctcgaactcagtcctcctgcctctgcctccccagtgctaatgttaaaggcctgcaccaccaccgcccagttttaAGTCCTTTCTTTACTCCCCTTTTAAAAACCAGTACTGACTGGTCTGCTCACCAGTGACATCACACTCAGTGACTCCAACACTGCCCTTTGTTTAACTCAGCAGCGGTTGTCTGCCTGGCTAGGAATCACAGGACTGCAGTGTGGCTCAGAAAGGGGCCTTTGTGTGCTCCCATTAGAAAATGGGAGGGCTTTCTCTTTTCAGTGTGAGCTTACAGGATCTGCAAAACCACAATAAGAGCTCTATAACACTGAGTCTTAGCTTGAAATTCTTGGTTTTAAGTTTTAGACTTCATTCTCATGAATCCTAACCAAGAAGAAGTTGCTGTAATCCCCCATTCCTAGGGTTCAGAATGTTGAAGAGAGTTCCTCAAGATGGCAAGTCTGACTCTTGAGCCCAGCCATTGCTCTGTTTGATCAAGTGCTGCATTCTTTGGCTGTGTGTCAGGAACCGATGGAAGGGTATCAGGACATGAAGGGATGAAGGGTGTGTTTGCTTACtaattttctgtttatctttcaCCAGTGCTTCTTATAGTGGTGTCTGTCTGTACAGCTACTGGTGCCTGGAACTGGCTAATAGATCCTGAGACACAAAAGGtagacattttgttttaaaacctttAGCAGATTAAATGAGATACTAGATGTATGATGCTAATAATGAAATACGATGCCAACCTGCCTGTGCCTGCTACTAATGACTTGAATCTCATATTAATGACATGCTTGGTAATTGTTTGCTTAAGTAAAGCTCTAGCTGACTTTATGAGTTCGttatctttccttttgtttttgtttgtttattttgagacagtttctctatgtagccctggctgtcctggaacaagttctgtagatcaggctggcctcgaactcacagagatccacttgcctctgcctcctcggtgctgggattaaaggtgtgtgccacactacCTGGTTCAGTACCAGATTTTAAGTACTGTAATTTAGTAAATTATTTAATACCTTTCTGCATCCCATAAAGCATTTGAAATGCcaggaaaaagataaaagacaaaTGTCACTGGTAAACAGATTAGACCAGGTGGCCAATATCAGGGAGGAACCAAGTCACTGATCTCTAGGCCACGTAACTCAGCGAAGTTGACAGAATTGAGTTATAAGTTGATCTCTAGGTGACCTGATCTTTGGAGTCACAATTAATTCCTTGTGTTTTCATTGTCATTGAAGAGAGAGTACCAGCTCCTCAAGTCAGCAAAGCTTTTCTTTCTCCACATTGGTCCTTCCATGGTTCTTGCCTGCAGTTTAATATAGAGAACACCGAGAGGACTCCCGCTGGGCACTGCACAAGCTTCGCTGTACCAAATGCAATATCAGATCTCATAATGTTAGCTCTGGAAGGATTATTTGATGAAATGATTCTGAAGTTTCCACCTCTTCTTGTACCTTCGTTTCAAGTTCAAtctttttttattagaaaatctgccgttttgtgtttttcattcttttgttttttgtttctttctttggtttttattttttttccttcaaggcaaggtctcactatgtagttgtaTAGACCAAACTAACTTCAAACTTcgaaagatccacctgcctctgcctctgcctcccgaatactgggattctaggcacaccccccccccccacactgggTTAGTCTCAGGATTCTAGGTACACACCCCCACACTGGGTTAGTCTCAGGATTCTAggtacaccccccacacacactgggcTAGTCTCAGGATTCTAggtacaccccccccacacacacacactgggctaGTCTCAGGATTCTaggcacccccccccacacacacacactgggctaGTCTCAGGCTTCTCTTTCATCGCCTCTCTCCAGCTATAAGTTCAGTcttatgattttcttaaaaataggctctcctttttttttttatttttgagaatgaaaatgtttctctctgtaacagccctgattgtcctggaactcactgtgtagaccaggctggcctcgaactcacagtgatctcttgcctctccctcctgagtgttaggattaaagtgTACCACCTGGCTGTAGTTATAATTAAGTAGACTACATCTGTagatttattttctactttttaagttATACAGAAGGGGAAGCCCAATGATAAGGCTTTTGTCATCAATCTGGTTGGCAGTTCAGACAGCCAGGGGGTTGTTTAGGATGTACCCCCCCCACCCGACTCTCACTGaggggagatggaaaaggacagGAAGCAGGGGAGGTTGGTGTTGGAATTTGTGTTAATAGAAGGGGTTTTGTGGCAGACAGGAAACTCTCCTGTGAGTTCATTTATAAAATCTGATCTGAAGGCTGTACTTGGTACTCATCTGTAGGGGAGGGTAGAAGGAGGCTGGCAAGAAGATTAAAAAAGTTCTATCTTGGGAAATGAGTCTACTTCTAATTGAGAAAAATATAAGCTGATTTCAGCTAGTTGAGATCTTAATAAAACGAAGAATTAAATGTAATCGGAAATAGGCCCAAAACTGTGTagttaatataatttctaaattagGTGAGAAGATAGCTTTTAGCCTCAGGGTTGGTTCTTTTTACTTCAGTGTTTAATAACCTAAACCTGATGAGAGTTCTAACCAGCAATTGTGTCTGAAGCAGAAGGTACGAATACAAAAGCCAGGGAGTACAAAGATACTGCAAACTTGTGAAAGAAGAAACTGCTGTTTAGATGTCATTGGTTGTCGccctggagggaaggaaggaggctaATACAACTGCCCTAGTTAAAGTAAGAACATAAAGCCAGGGGTGCAGTTCTGTAATCTTGACATCATGGGAGACTGAACCAGGACATTTGAGTgatagaggccaacctgggctgcatggTGAGACATTGTTGCTAAATAGCAACAGTAAAATGACAAACAATTTTTAGACTATAAAATATCAGAACTGGAGAAATGATTGAGTATTTGCTGTGTAAGCATCAGGACCCAAGTTCATAACTCCTACAGTCACGTGGAACCAGATGTGGCAGTCTGTGTCTGTAACCCTAGAGCTGGGGGAGGACAGGGTTGATGACGTAGAAGGATCCCAGAGCTTGCTAGTTggccagttcagtgagagagcttATCCTAAAAAGTAGGGTGGAGGTAATAGAGTATAgtctgtgtgagtgcacacacagactatacacacatttacaaagTACTGTATGTGCTAACATTGTCCAGGCACATAGCCATCTTGTAGGAATCGATTTTcagccacacctttaatcccagcacttgggaggcagaggcagtagggtctcttgagtttgaggccaacctagtttacagagcaagttctggggcAGCCAAGGAtatacagaaagaccctgtctccaaaaaacaaacaaacaaacaaaaacccctcaGAAAAACCCCTCAGATTccttaaattacatatatatatatatatatagtgtgtgtgtgtgtgtgtgtgtgtgtgtgtgtgtgtgtgtgtgtgtgtgtgtttgctcctCTTGTGGAAGACAGAAGACACTTTGGGAATTAGCTCTcttcttttaccatgtgggtcctggggattgaactcaggttatcagagttggtggcaagtacctttacctatataaccatcttgctggccagtTAAAGCTCAGAGATTGTAAAGCGATAGTTCTTCAGAGGCGAGCGTGGAGGCTTATACCTATGTTCCCTGTGCTTGGGAGGCTAAATCATAGGAGatactgtgagttctaggctgccATGGCTACAATGTAAGTACCAGGTCAGCAGGGGCtatgtagcaagaccctgtttcccaaaacagaaagaaaaggaagtcctCTGGAACTTTAGCTTGTCTTCAGCATCACCTCATCTCAGAAATATTTCCCTCCTGGTGTTTTAAGCCTTGTTCTTTCATTTGTCCTTGTTGAATTATATGCCTAGTCCATTTTtgtcttgcatgtgtgtatgcgtatgtgtgtttAGCTTTCCATCATAAACCGTGAGATCTCTCCTGTGGAGAGAGTACTGTGCTTCCCTCCATTGTTTTTCCTATGTACTTCCCAAtccatttactttctttttctagacAGGCTACATGTTTATCTTTTTACTTTGCTATGTTTCCATTTCCAAGCCTTCTGCTTTTTGTGCCCTCTCTTGTTCTAGTATGGATCCTGGACTCTTGTCACTCTACATAGTCGTAGAGTTGTGCATTTCCAGATTTTTTATAGTCGTTTCAATATGCCCAGATCTGAAGGAAGTCCTTTCTCTCTCAGTCTTTCTAGATCTTTACAGATTCCTACTAACCAGTTTTTGTTGCTTCAGTGTCCATGGCCACCACAATTCTAATAACttcaaaagaaactttttttacttaatattttttatttcatttttcaagaagCTTTAAAACAGcttcatttataaaaattcaaataaaccaggtggcggtggcgcatgcctttaatcccaggccgaggcggacagatctctgtgagttcaaggccagactggtctacaaggcagggcaggcaccaaagctgcagggaaaccctgtctcaaaaaaaataaaaaacaaaaaaaattcagataaatattatttattcatttcaagCAAAGCTAATGAAGGCGTTGTAGAAATTAAGCTAATAGGGAAGTTGGCATTTGTGTGGAGGGTGGGATGGGAGATGAAGATTAGTCTGGGACTTGGTTGTGAATGACAGAGCTGGCCTCACTCTCTTAAGGTAGCTtttgttggttttagttttttgagataaagtctcactatACAgctattagcccaggctggccttcaactcatgagatccacttgcctctacctcctgagcatTGAAATTAGGTAGTTTCATTACCGACACTTTTCCCAGCCTTGAAGCTTTTTGACGGGAAAATAATTAAATCAGATTTAATCTGTGTTTTCATTGAGACTAAAGGCCTCCAGCAGGGCAGGGTGGCactgcttttaatcctagcactcactcaggaggcagaggcaggtgtacctctgagttcaaggccagcctggtctacagagagttccaggaaagctaggactAAACCAAAAAACCCTGTCGGGGATTCGGGGGAAGAAGACATTAAAGGCCTAATCTACATTCATTGAACAGAAAGTTGAGGATTTTTTTGGTGGGGTGGCTTTCTGATTATAGGAATGAATTTGAAGTGGCCTAGAGTTTGGCATGGATGACGATGCTGTGCAATCCTGCCATACAAAGAAGATAAAGCATGTGTTCTGTTATCATAGCACAGCAATAAGAAGTAGAGTTGTTGGAAGTCTTCACACCCTTATAGTTGACGTGATGAAAcattgtgcatgtctgtgtaggCCCTAAGATTCTTAATCTCACACTTTTCTCTTACAGGTGTCCTTCTTCACGTCCTTATGGAATCATCCATTTTTCACAATTAGCTGTATAACTCTTATAGGCTTGTTCTTTGCTGGCATACACAAAAGAGTAGTTGCACCATCGATGTATCCTTTACTTGGAGTTTAATTTTGTCCTCTGAACTAAGCTGAAGAACCTTCCATGTTAGATCTAAGTGGTTGTTAGAAGCCTTGTTAATCACATTCCAACCCCAAGACAAAATACGTGAGAAGATTTGTCATGGCTCGTGATTtcggagggcccagtccatgctTGGTTAGCTCTGTTGTGTTTTGGCCATGGTAAGGCAGCACATCATGGCAAGAAGCGTGGGGTAAAACAAACCCACTCACCTTATGTTGGCCAGACACAGTGAAGGTTCAGTAACAAAATATGCTTTTCAAAGTTACCCCCTTGGTGACTTACATCTCTGACTAGGCTCCACGCCCCTTAGCTATGAATTCATAGGTGGATTTATCTATTGAGGAAGTTTGTCCCTTCGTTATTCAGTTACCTCAACATGCCGATGGCTAACCTTTAACCTTTACCTCAACCTAGCCTTTAGCACATGAGCCCTTGGGGGCAACATTTCACATCTAAACCTTAAGAGATGCTTGCTTCGCATTGGCAATTTTCCTTTGACCACAATGATTCAGAATAGCTGCTCGATGCCGAACGATACTAGCAGAATACAATATGTCTTGTGATGATGTAAGTATTTTTTCATTAGAATATACCTGTACCCAGGTATGTTGTTGACATCTATAATCTCTGCCCaagggaggcaagaggattacttcaaattcaaggccaccctaatctacatagtgagaccctgtttcaaaatagtaaaaatgctTAGTGGACCTGTTTAGTTTTAGGAAAACAGACCTTTGGGTCCTGtgggtcaggcttggtggcatacacctgtaatctcggTACTAGGGAACTGAGGCAAGAGAAGAGAGTGTGAAGCCAAGGTCTTGGGTGTAGCTCAGTCGGGAGTTGTAACTGAGTGCTTGTTTATCACGAGtaaagccttgggtttgatctaACACCATGTGAAACCGGGCATGatttacacctgtaatcccagcacttgggaggtggaagcaggaaaatCAAAGTTTAAGGCTCTCCCTTAGCTATATACAAATTTGAGAGTAGCCTGAAGCTAAAAatactgtctaaaaacaaaacaaaacaaaaacccactgccaccaaaaaacaaaaatcagtaaaggggtgaaggccagcctggactccataGCAATTCCTTATCTGAACCAAACAAGATTATACCTGAAATCTCTTAGTCAGGCTTGTTGGCACACACCCTTaacccctgcactcaggaggaagagaccagcctggtttacatagcaagttctaaacCAGCCAGGACTGCAGTCAGGGGTGCCAAACAAATTGGtggggttgggggctggagagatggctcagtggttaagagcattgcctgctcttccaaaggtcctgagttcaattcccagcaaccacatggtggctcacaaccacctgtaatgaggtctggtgccctcttctggcctgtaggcatacacacagagagaacactgtatacataataaataaataaataaaatatttaaaaaaaaaccaaattggtGGGGTTGACAATTgaatctttcttattttatttattattattatttttaattttgagacaggctggcctggaatttactatgtcaTCCAAGCAGGGGAGATGAGAGGACAACTCccacaaatcttttttttctccttctactttgggtcctgggaactgaactgattTTGTCAGACCTGTCAGCAGgagcctttccccactgagccatctcactggctccatTAGATGCCCTTTAACAGAAAGTTTTACATCTTTATTGAATGACtgatcatgtgtgtttgtgcgcatGGGCACCCAAGTATGTCCATACCGTATGCCATGGTGCCAGTGGGAAAGAGAGATGTGCGGTAGTTCTCTGCTTCTACCGTGTTGGTTCTGGGGGCTGCACTCTGGTTATCAAGCTTGGCAGGCAGCAAGTGCTAAACCATGGCCCCCCTTTAAGGTCTACAAGTAATTGCTGGTGTTTTTAATAGAACTGTgaattgactttttcttttttccctttttacaGACAGGAAAGCTAATTTTGAAACCTAGACCTCACGTTCAATGACAATCTGCACTATTGCTAGGGAACCTGAACCAGTCTTTCTTCAAATAAGTGACAGAGCAAAACGCCACCAAGGATTCCTCTTGGAATTGGATATGTGATGATTTAGCAACAACTGACAAGACGCGTGCAATATTTGCCCAGATTGTCTCAATGAAGAAGACTGAGCGCTCAGTGCTTCAGTACCTTTGGTTACCTGTGTTCAGTGTTAGTGTCACTTTAGTACTTCAGCTCCTGCAGAGTTTTGCAGatgaagtatgtgtgtatgttactaAGTTAAACTTAGAAACCAAACCTCATTCagtttttataatgtatttttgcAAACTACTGTAAATAGCAAATCAATGCCAATGTTAAACCAAGAGGAAAATGTTTGGACTTTGCTCTCCTGCACCAGTATTTCAGAAACCATCTGCTTGGCATCTCCACGGCTCCTTAAACCTGGCTACTATGTGTGCCTTTCATTCTCAGCGCCTCCTTCCATTGTGCTGCGGGAAATACCAGGCTCCACTTAGACTGAGAAAACCTCATCTCCATTATGTTGAAATTGTATACATGTTTCGACAATTTTTGTTAATCCCAATACTGAATTCTGGCAACTATTGTTATATTTTTCAGTAAATTGTTCTCATTTAACactaaattacttttttaaaaaagaatttaaaaaaacaccCCAAAGTCTTCTGAATGTACAAGTTAAATTATGTGTTGCCTGGGAATTTGACAGTCGTTATTTTAGGTGACTGGATTTTACGCTGAGGTAGACGTGTTAGACCAGTACTGTCCTGGTGTAGCTGATGGGCCCAGTCCATCACCAGTAACACCGGAACCACATCCCAAGCCAGAGCCTGCAGTCCTTACTGCTGGAGAGTCGTGATGGCATACTGTGTATGCGCAACAGCAACATGTACTACGTAGCCCTTGAAACGAAACTGTGGGATTGCTGTAAATACTTAATGGACTAGTGGTGCCTTTTTACCTGTTTATTAGAAGATTTTGAAAAGGTTAAATTATTTCATgagcaatattttaaatttcatccaATATGAAACTAAATTTGAATAATAGGACAAAACCATTGAATTAAAGTTGCCATTTAACTAATACTTTTTCATCTTGACTTTCCTTTCAATAAATTGTATTCTTTGAATTGCAGCAATAAAACCCTCTGCTTCTAAGAATTCTCTAAGAGGGTATTCTCTATGTTCTGCATTGTGTTATTTTCTGTAAATTCTGTAGGTAAATAtgtgcaaaaaataaatattttatatataaccaGTGATTAgagtttttctttggtttattatGTCTGCAActaaaaaatatgtaaatgtattctGTATATTAGATACAAGCTAATTCCAAAtaagaaattttacttttttttgtgtgtgtatgagtgttctgccttcatgtatgtctgagcACCACTTACATGCCTTTTGCCTGTACAGTTAAGAAAAGGGCAACAGAAACagtggaactggtgttacagattgtgatgaaccaccatgtggggactgggaattgaacctcaaCCTCtttaaaagcagccagtgctcttactgctcttacccgctgagccatctctagctccTAGCTGTCTTACTGTAACTCTGTCCTGTAGACCAAACATAGTTGTCAGTACTATTCTAGACTATTAGCCTTCTTCATGTCTTATTCATCGTGGTCTAATATTGCTTGGCTTTTACTAAGGAGATGCAGGTTATGTCATGTTGCTCTTACAGGCCTAGATTGGTAATTTCCTCCAAGAGTGTAAAGCTGAAGAAGATGTAAGACCCTTAGTACTGGGGACAGGGAAGTTTGAGTGTTTAATAAGAACCTGGCTCCTAGAAGAGCTATATCTGACTATATAAATAAACGTGGCGCTTAGAGCCCACTGGCTCTAAGAAGCAGCATCCTGCTACAGTGCCAGAGGTTTGagctttcctcttttctgtttttctattcatTCTTGTGTCTTGTTTTGTACTGTAGATGTTCATTTTGAGACCAGGCCTCACTGTTTCATAAGTCAGTCTTGAATTCCTGGGCTCAGGCAATCCTTCAGTGT
Above is a window of Microtus pennsylvanicus isolate mMicPen1 chromosome 6, mMicPen1.hap1, whole genome shotgun sequence DNA encoding:
- the Cnep1r1 gene encoding nuclear envelope phosphatase-regulatory subunit 1 encodes the protein MNSLEQAEDLKAFERRLTEYIHCLQPATGRWRMLLIVVSVCTATGAWNWLIDPETQKVSFFTSLWNHPFFTISCITLIGLFFAGIHKRVVAPSIIAARCRTILAEYNMSCDDTGKLILKPRPHVQ